The following are encoded in a window of Fusarium oxysporum f. sp. lycopersici 4287 chromosome 5, whole genome shotgun sequence genomic DNA:
- a CDS encoding 2,4-dihydroxyhept-2-ene-1,7-dioic acid aldolase, whose product MVRASTITAPVRNPQLRMLNALHTNGKPIMTFLGLPSLRTAQIVASTGVDAVIIDCEHGHISDDSMHDATAAIAAAGVSPLVRLRMTHPDLIKRALDSGAHGIILPQVNTAEEASEVVKYSKFPPQGLRGQGSPFAGFAHNVDIATYVKTANETTIVCVQIESRQGVDNVDAICAVPGVDMVFIGPNDLAFSLLGYVPAKGDEPEFLDAIDKIVEAARKHGKWVARLSNSGALCKEHLDVFDTVALSYDVRAIQNWYAAELKAARG is encoded by the exons ATGGTACGAGCATCAACAATCACTGCCCCAGTGCGCAACCCGCAACTACGCATGTTGAATGCACTACACACCAATGGAAAACCCATCATGACCTTTTTGGGCCTACCGTCTCTCCGGACAGCTCAGATTGTTGCTTCCACTGGAGTCGAT GCTGTCATCATTGATTGCGAACACGGTCATATTAGCGATGACTCCATGCATGACGCCACCGCTGCCATTGCCGCCGCCGGTGTCTCGCCTCTTGTCCGTCTAAGAATGACCCACCCTGACCTTATCAAGAGAGCTCTTGACAGTGGTGCACA TGGTATCATTCTACCTCAAGTTAACACTGCCGAAGAAGCAAGTGAGGTAGTAAAGTACTCCAAATTTCCACCGCAAGGTCTCCGGGGACAAGGATCACCATTTGCGGGGTTTGCTCACAACGTCGATATTGCGACATATGTCAAGACGGCCAATGAGACGACTATTGTGTGCGTTCAGATTGAATCGCGGCAAGGAGTAGATAACGTCGACGCTATCTGTGCTGTGCCAGGCGTTG ATATGGTCTTTATCGGGCCCAATGATCTGGCTTTCTCTCTCCTCGGCTATGTCCCGGCCAAGGGTGATGAGCCCGAGTTTCTAGATGCCATTGACAAGATCGTGGAAGCTGCTAGAAAGCACGGAAAGTGGGTGGCTCGGTTGTCGAACTCTGGAGCTTTATGTAAGGAGCATTTGGATGTGTTTGATACAGTTGCTTTAAGTTATGATGTTAGGGCGATTCAGAATTGGTATGCTGCAGAACTTAAGGCTGCAAGGGGATAG